A stretch of the Xiphias gladius isolate SHS-SW01 ecotype Sanya breed wild chromosome 21, ASM1685928v1, whole genome shotgun sequence genome encodes the following:
- the LOC120782998 gene encoding potassium channel subfamily K member 9-like isoform X5, which translates to MRLASESLGERINTFVRYLLRRAKKGLGLWKTEVSMGNMVLVGLLSCMSTLCIGAAAFSHFEDWTFFNAYYYCFITLTTIGFGDFVALQKKDALHKRPPYVAFSLMYILVGLTVIGAFLNLVVLRFLTVNSDEPDVRLEAGGEEQRPQREDTQEDRELSEAEAETAEVGYKDREDGHSNWCNLSLPMEGAISCTNLLPSPAEDCRLIISEQGEHPKLPEPSRLRALFSCVCCGLEIYDSAPPSHHDREQGHSNPVFYNSISYRVDQASCSFCTVSSQASPSSVAPCLGRNNPHTRRKSF; encoded by the coding sequence AGCCTGGGCGAGAGGATCAACACTTTTGTCCGCTACCTCCTGCGAAGAGCCAAGAAGGGCCTGGGCTTATGGAAGACGGAGGTGTCCATGGGGAACATGGTTCTGGTCGGTCTGCTGTCTTGCATGAGCACTCTGTGTATCGGAGCTGCGGCCTTCTCCCATTTTGAGGACTGGACCTTCTTCAATGCCTACTACTACTGCTTCATCACGCTCACCACCATCGGCTTTGGGGATTTTGTAGCCCTGCAGAAGAAAGATGCTCTCCACAAGCGCCCCCCCTATGTGGCTTTCAGTCTTATGTACATTTTGGTTGGGCTGACAGTGATTGGAGCTTTTCTTAATCTGGTGGTCCTGAGGTTCCTCACTGTAAATTCAGATGAGCCGGATGTGAGGCTTGAGGCAGGGGGAGAGGAGCAGCGACCACAGCGTGAAGATACACAGGAGGACAGGGAGTTGTCAGAGGCTGAAGCAGAAACTGCCGAGGTGGGAtataaagacagagaagatgGACACAGCAACTGGTGTAACCTCAGTCTTCCCATGGAAGGGGCCATCAGCTGTACGaacctcctcccttctcctgcAGAGGATTGCAGACTTATTATATCTGAACAGGGAGAGCACCCTAAGCTTCCTGAACCCAGCAGACTCAGAGCCTTGTTCTCCTGCGTCTGCTGTGGCCTAGAGATTTACGACAGCGCCCCTCCATCGCACCATGACCGGGAGCAAGGCCACAGCAACCCTGTCTTTTACAACTCCATCTCCTACAGGGTGGACCAGGCCTCATGCAGCTTCTGCACCGTGTCGTCACAGGCCTCCCCCAGTAGCGTAGCACCCTGCCTGGGTAGGAACAATCCTCACACCAGGAGGAAGTCATTCTAA
- the LOC120782998 gene encoding potassium channel subfamily K member 9-like isoform X6, which yields MFQSLGERINTFVRYLLRRAKKGLGLWKTEVSMGNMVLVGLLSCMSTLCIGAAAFSHFEDWTFFNAYYYCFITLTTIGFGDFVALQKKDALHKRPPYVAFSLMYILVGLTVIGAFLNLVVLRFLTVNSDEPDVRLEAGGEEQRPQREDTQEDRELSEAEAETAEVGYKDREDGHSNWCNLSLPMEGAISCTNLLPSPAEDCRLIISEQGEHPKLPEPSRLRALFSCVCCGLEIYDSAPPSHHDREQGHSNPVFYNSISYRVDQASCSFCTVSSQASPSSVAPCLGRNNPHTRRKSF from the coding sequence ATGTTCCAGAGCCTGGGCGAGAGGATCAACACTTTTGTCCGCTACCTCCTGCGAAGAGCCAAGAAGGGCCTGGGCTTATGGAAGACGGAGGTGTCCATGGGGAACATGGTTCTGGTCGGTCTGCTGTCTTGCATGAGCACTCTGTGTATCGGAGCTGCGGCCTTCTCCCATTTTGAGGACTGGACCTTCTTCAATGCCTACTACTACTGCTTCATCACGCTCACCACCATCGGCTTTGGGGATTTTGTAGCCCTGCAGAAGAAAGATGCTCTCCACAAGCGCCCCCCCTATGTGGCTTTCAGTCTTATGTACATTTTGGTTGGGCTGACAGTGATTGGAGCTTTTCTTAATCTGGTGGTCCTGAGGTTCCTCACTGTAAATTCAGATGAGCCGGATGTGAGGCTTGAGGCAGGGGGAGAGGAGCAGCGACCACAGCGTGAAGATACACAGGAGGACAGGGAGTTGTCAGAGGCTGAAGCAGAAACTGCCGAGGTGGGAtataaagacagagaagatgGACACAGCAACTGGTGTAACCTCAGTCTTCCCATGGAAGGGGCCATCAGCTGTACGaacctcctcccttctcctgcAGAGGATTGCAGACTTATTATATCTGAACAGGGAGAGCACCCTAAGCTTCCTGAACCCAGCAGACTCAGAGCCTTGTTCTCCTGCGTCTGCTGTGGCCTAGAGATTTACGACAGCGCCCCTCCATCGCACCATGACCGGGAGCAAGGCCACAGCAACCCTGTCTTTTACAACTCCATCTCCTACAGGGTGGACCAGGCCTCATGCAGCTTCTGCACCGTGTCGTCACAGGCCTCCCCCAGTAGCGTAGCACCCTGCCTGGGTAGGAACAATCCTCACACCAGGAGGAAGTCATTCTAA
- the LOC120782998 gene encoding potassium channel subfamily K member 9-like isoform X2, protein MEPTEDVPASPVPLRSSSTPPHCRSARIPELRMKTQTIRTLSLILCIIVYLLLGAAVFAALESESESSRKKALEQKLNALKNEYGFTEEDYREIERVVLLSGSHRAGSQWKLAGSFYFAITVITTIGYGHVAPRTDAGKAFCMFYAVLGIPLTLVMFQSLGERINTFVRYLLRRAKKGLGLWKTEVSMGNMVLVGLLSCMSTLCIGAAAFSHFEDWTFFNAMEGAISCTNLLPSPAEDCRLIISEQGEHPKLPEPSRLRALFSCVCCGLEIYDSAPPSHHDREQGHSNPVFYNSISYRVDQASCSFCTVSSQASPSSVAPCLGRNNPHTRRKSF, encoded by the exons ATGGAGCCCACGGAGGATGTTCCCGCGTCCCCTGTGCCtttgaggagcagcagcaccCCGCCCCACTGCCGCTCCGCGCGCATCCCGGAGTTGAGGATGAAGACGCAGACCATCAGGaccctctctctcatcctctgcaTCATCGTCTACCTGCTCCTAGGAGCCGCCGTCTTCGCCGCACTCGAGTCGGAGAGCGAGAGTTCAAGGAAGAAGGCGCTGGAGCAGAAGCTGAACGCGCTGAAGAACGAGTACGGCTTCACCGAGGAGGACTACAGGGAGATTGAGAGAGTGGTCCTCCTGTCGGGGTCGCACCGAGCCGGGAGCCAGTGGAAGTTGGCCGGctctttttattttgccatCACTGTTATCACCACGATTG GTTATGGCCACGTTGCTCCGCGAACTGATGCTGGCAAGGCCTTCTGTATGTTTTACGCAGTCTTGGGCATTCCTCTGACACTGGTCATGTTCCAGAGCCTGGGCGAGAGGATCAACACTTTTGTCCGCTACCTCCTGCGAAGAGCCAAGAAGGGCCTGGGCTTATGGAAGACGGAGGTGTCCATGGGGAACATGGTTCTGGTCGGTCTGCTGTCTTGCATGAGCACTCTGTGTATCGGAGCTGCGGCCTTCTCCCATTTTGAGGACTGGACCTTCTTCAATG CCATGGAAGGGGCCATCAGCTGTACGaacctcctcccttctcctgcAGAGGATTGCAGACTTATTATATCTGAACAGGGAGAGCACCCTAAGCTTCCTGAACCCAGCAGACTCAGAGCCTTGTTCTCCTGCGTCTGCTGTGGCCTAGAGATTTACGACAGCGCCCCTCCATCGCACCATGACCGGGAGCAAGGCCACAGCAACCCTGTCTTTTACAACTCCATCTCCTACAGGGTGGACCAGGCCTCATGCAGCTTCTGCACCGTGTCGTCACAGGCCTCCCCCAGTAGCGTAGCACCCTGCCTGGGTAGGAACAATCCTCACACCAGGAGGAAGTCATTCTAA
- the LOC120782998 gene encoding potassium channel subfamily K member 9-like isoform X4, with protein sequence MFYAVLGIPLTLVMFQSLGERINTFVRYLLRRAKKGLGLWKTEVSMGNMVLVGLLSCMSTLCIGAAAFSHFEDWTFFNAYYYCFITLTTIGFGDFVALQKKDALHKRPPYVAFSLMYILVGLTVIGAFLNLVVLRFLTVNSDEPDVRLEAGGEEQRPQREDTQEDRELSEAEAETAEVGYKDREDGHSNWCNLSLPMEGAISCTNLLPSPAEDCRLIISEQGEHPKLPEPSRLRALFSCVCCGLEIYDSAPPSHHDREQGHSNPVFYNSISYRVDQASCSFCTVSSQASPSSVAPCLGRNNPHTRRKSF encoded by the coding sequence ATGTTTTACGCAGTCTTGGGCATTCCTCTGACACTGGTCATGTTCCAGAGCCTGGGCGAGAGGATCAACACTTTTGTCCGCTACCTCCTGCGAAGAGCCAAGAAGGGCCTGGGCTTATGGAAGACGGAGGTGTCCATGGGGAACATGGTTCTGGTCGGTCTGCTGTCTTGCATGAGCACTCTGTGTATCGGAGCTGCGGCCTTCTCCCATTTTGAGGACTGGACCTTCTTCAATGCCTACTACTACTGCTTCATCACGCTCACCACCATCGGCTTTGGGGATTTTGTAGCCCTGCAGAAGAAAGATGCTCTCCACAAGCGCCCCCCCTATGTGGCTTTCAGTCTTATGTACATTTTGGTTGGGCTGACAGTGATTGGAGCTTTTCTTAATCTGGTGGTCCTGAGGTTCCTCACTGTAAATTCAGATGAGCCGGATGTGAGGCTTGAGGCAGGGGGAGAGGAGCAGCGACCACAGCGTGAAGATACACAGGAGGACAGGGAGTTGTCAGAGGCTGAAGCAGAAACTGCCGAGGTGGGAtataaagacagagaagatgGACACAGCAACTGGTGTAACCTCAGTCTTCCCATGGAAGGGGCCATCAGCTGTACGaacctcctcccttctcctgcAGAGGATTGCAGACTTATTATATCTGAACAGGGAGAGCACCCTAAGCTTCCTGAACCCAGCAGACTCAGAGCCTTGTTCTCCTGCGTCTGCTGTGGCCTAGAGATTTACGACAGCGCCCCTCCATCGCACCATGACCGGGAGCAAGGCCACAGCAACCCTGTCTTTTACAACTCCATCTCCTACAGGGTGGACCAGGCCTCATGCAGCTTCTGCACCGTGTCGTCACAGGCCTCCCCCAGTAGCGTAGCACCCTGCCTGGGTAGGAACAATCCTCACACCAGGAGGAAGTCATTCTAA
- the LOC120782998 gene encoding potassium channel subfamily K member 9-like isoform X3: MSRGLLSQILGIPLTLVMFQSLGERINTFVRYLLRRAKKGLGLWKTEVSMGNMVLVGLLSCMSTLCIGAAAFSHFEDWTFFNAYYYCFITLTTIGFGDFVALQKKDALHKRPPYVAFSLMYILVGLTVIGAFLNLVVLRFLTVNSDEPDVRLEAGGEEQRPQREDTQEDRELSEAEAETAEVGYKDREDGHSNWCNLSLPMEGAISCTNLLPSPAEDCRLIISEQGEHPKLPEPSRLRALFSCVCCGLEIYDSAPPSHHDREQGHSNPVFYNSISYRVDQASCSFCTVSSQASPSSVAPCLGRNNPHTRRKSF, encoded by the exons ATGAGCAGAGGTCTACTTAGCCAGA TCTTGGGCATTCCTCTGACACTGGTCATGTTCCAGAGCCTGGGCGAGAGGATCAACACTTTTGTCCGCTACCTCCTGCGAAGAGCCAAGAAGGGCCTGGGCTTATGGAAGACGGAGGTGTCCATGGGGAACATGGTTCTGGTCGGTCTGCTGTCTTGCATGAGCACTCTGTGTATCGGAGCTGCGGCCTTCTCCCATTTTGAGGACTGGACCTTCTTCAATGCCTACTACTACTGCTTCATCACGCTCACCACCATCGGCTTTGGGGATTTTGTAGCCCTGCAGAAGAAAGATGCTCTCCACAAGCGCCCCCCCTATGTGGCTTTCAGTCTTATGTACATTTTGGTTGGGCTGACAGTGATTGGAGCTTTTCTTAATCTGGTGGTCCTGAGGTTCCTCACTGTAAATTCAGATGAGCCGGATGTGAGGCTTGAGGCAGGGGGAGAGGAGCAGCGACCACAGCGTGAAGATACACAGGAGGACAGGGAGTTGTCAGAGGCTGAAGCAGAAACTGCCGAGGTGGGAtataaagacagagaagatgGACACAGCAACTGGTGTAACCTCAGTCTTCCCATGGAAGGGGCCATCAGCTGTACGaacctcctcccttctcctgcAGAGGATTGCAGACTTATTATATCTGAACAGGGAGAGCACCCTAAGCTTCCTGAACCCAGCAGACTCAGAGCCTTGTTCTCCTGCGTCTGCTGTGGCCTAGAGATTTACGACAGCGCCCCTCCATCGCACCATGACCGGGAGCAAGGCCACAGCAACCCTGTCTTTTACAACTCCATCTCCTACAGGGTGGACCAGGCCTCATGCAGCTTCTGCACCGTGTCGTCACAGGCCTCCCCCAGTAGCGTAGCACCCTGCCTGGGTAGGAACAATCCTCACACCAGGAGGAAGTCATTCTAA
- the LOC120782998 gene encoding potassium channel subfamily K member 9-like isoform X1, whose protein sequence is MSRGLLSQSYGHVAPRTDAGKAFCMFYAVLGIPLTLVMFQSLGERINTFVRYLLRRAKKGLGLWKTEVSMGNMVLVGLLSCMSTLCIGAAAFSHFEDWTFFNAYYYCFITLTTIGFGDFVALQKKDALHKRPPYVAFSLMYILVGLTVIGAFLNLVVLRFLTVNSDEPDVRLEAGGEEQRPQREDTQEDRELSEAEAETAEVGYKDREDGHSNWCNLSLPMEGAISCTNLLPSPAEDCRLIISEQGEHPKLPEPSRLRALFSCVCCGLEIYDSAPPSHHDREQGHSNPVFYNSISYRVDQASCSFCTVSSQASPSSVAPCLGRNNPHTRRKSF, encoded by the exons ATGAGCAGAGGTCTACTTAGCCAGA GTTATGGCCACGTTGCTCCGCGAACTGATGCTGGCAAGGCCTTCTGTATGTTTTACGCAGTCTTGGGCATTCCTCTGACACTGGTCATGTTCCAGAGCCTGGGCGAGAGGATCAACACTTTTGTCCGCTACCTCCTGCGAAGAGCCAAGAAGGGCCTGGGCTTATGGAAGACGGAGGTGTCCATGGGGAACATGGTTCTGGTCGGTCTGCTGTCTTGCATGAGCACTCTGTGTATCGGAGCTGCGGCCTTCTCCCATTTTGAGGACTGGACCTTCTTCAATGCCTACTACTACTGCTTCATCACGCTCACCACCATCGGCTTTGGGGATTTTGTAGCCCTGCAGAAGAAAGATGCTCTCCACAAGCGCCCCCCCTATGTGGCTTTCAGTCTTATGTACATTTTGGTTGGGCTGACAGTGATTGGAGCTTTTCTTAATCTGGTGGTCCTGAGGTTCCTCACTGTAAATTCAGATGAGCCGGATGTGAGGCTTGAGGCAGGGGGAGAGGAGCAGCGACCACAGCGTGAAGATACACAGGAGGACAGGGAGTTGTCAGAGGCTGAAGCAGAAACTGCCGAGGTGGGAtataaagacagagaagatgGACACAGCAACTGGTGTAACCTCAGTCTTCCCATGGAAGGGGCCATCAGCTGTACGaacctcctcccttctcctgcAGAGGATTGCAGACTTATTATATCTGAACAGGGAGAGCACCCTAAGCTTCCTGAACCCAGCAGACTCAGAGCCTTGTTCTCCTGCGTCTGCTGTGGCCTAGAGATTTACGACAGCGCCCCTCCATCGCACCATGACCGGGAGCAAGGCCACAGCAACCCTGTCTTTTACAACTCCATCTCCTACAGGGTGGACCAGGCCTCATGCAGCTTCTGCACCGTGTCGTCACAGGCCTCCCCCAGTAGCGTAGCACCCTGCCTGGGTAGGAACAATCCTCACACCAGGAGGAAGTCATTCTAA